In the genome of Chryseobacterium sp. 52, the window GAATCTTGAAATGATCATGCAAGAAGGTTTACAGGATAAAGACGCTTTAACCTATTCTTTCCTGGAATCTGAACAACAGCTTCCGGTAGGACATAACCTCCATCCTTTTACAAAAGCAAGAATGGGGTTTTCCAGAGAAGAACAGCTTCTTTACGGTCCGGAATTCAACAGAGGAATTCAGTTGGAATATTTTCTGGTGAATAAAAATTCTGTTCAGGAAAATTCTGTTTTAGATATACCATACAGCGAATTTCTGGAAGAAATTGTTTCATTACCCGAAGACCTGGAACCGGATTATTTAATAGAAGGTGAAAAACGCTCAGACTTTTATGTCGTTCCTTGCCATCCCTGGGAAGCCAGCTATCTTTTATCTACGGAAAACGGTTCGGAAATGATCAGTAACCGTACTTTAATTCACATTGGAGCTTTAGGAGAAGAATTTTATTCAACATCTTCTATAAGGAGTATGTACAGCGCGGATATTCCATGGATGCCTAAGTTTTCTTTAAATGTTCTTCTGACAGGTTCAATAAGAATCAATACGGAAAAGGATTTAAAAAGAGGCTATGCATCAGCGTTGTGGCGCAAACATGCAGGAGCATCATTTGAAAAGGATTTTAATCAGTTTAAATTACTTTTAGAACCTGTTACATTAGGTGTTTATCATAACGATAAAAATATTGAAAGCCTTAATCTGCTGATCCGTGAAAATCCATTTTTGCCGGAAGATAAAATCCTTCTCCTGGCGAGACTGTGTCAGGACGAACCGGCGAACGGGCAAAACTTCGTACAGCAGTTCTTTAAAGATGTTTCCGGGAAACTGGGAACCGGACTGGAAGAATCTGTGACCATCTGGTTTGAAAAGTATATCAAATTACTGATTACTCCTTTAAATCATTTGTTCAGCCACTACGGGATGGCCCCTGAAGCACACCAGCAGAACCTTCTGATCAAACTGGATGATCAATTGCTTCCTCAGACGCTTTATGTGAGAGATGCCCAGGGATATCTGTTAAAAGAAAGTGCAAGAGAACAGTACATTGATCTGGCTAAAGAATATCCGGAAATTGAAGATCTTTTCATCAGAGATGAACGTCTTTTGGATATTATCTCTTATCACGTACTGGTCAGCAACCTTTCCGCACTTATTGCCTCATTAGGAAAAACCGGATGGGCAAGCGAAAGGGCTCTTATCAATATACTGCATAATGAGTTTGAGCAAATTCATCAGCATACCCCTTCCGATTTCACCCGATATGCCCTTAAAAACCGTCATTGGGGTACCAAAACAAACTTTAAGGCTGTCGCCAATGAAATTGACGGAATTACCAGCGCAGGAGCGATTTCTTATGCTAAAGTTCCCAATCTTCTTTACCAGTATTATTTTTCAGATCAACTGATCCAGCCGAAAGGAAAAGAGGTCTTTTTCAGCCGTTATTTCCAGAAAGATGATGTCACGATCACCATGAGGCCGATGGACCTTGATGAAGATCTTGAAATGCTTCATGAATGGTTTAACCGTGAACATGCGATCAAGATCTGGCAGATGAACTGGCCCATTGATGAACTGGAAACGTATTACCGTCTGATGCTTCCGAGCGATGAATCTCACAGTTATATTGTACTGAGCAATGGTGAACCTTCATGTAATATTGAAGTGTACTGGCCGTGCAGAGATATTGTAGGAGACTATTATGAGGTAATGCCTACCGATTATGGAACTCACCAGTTTATAGCACCAACAGATCCGAAAAAGAAATTTGTTTCTCCTTCCACACAATCTATGGTAGATTATGTATTTGCTCAGCCGGAAGTTGGAAAAATGGTAGGGGAAGGTTCTGTAGATTCTCTGGCTTCGATGATGAATAAAGCACACGTTGGCTTCAAAGTCGATAAAGTCATTGAAATGCCTCACAAAAAAGCCAATCTGAATTTCTGCTACAGAGAATGGTATTGGGAAAAATTCCCTCAGAACAAAGATGTAGAATTCACCGTAAAAATCACTGAACATGAATAATGAAACCATATATAACGTGATCGGAATAGGGATCGGTCCTTTTAACTTAGGACTGGCCGCCTTATCCAATCCGATTTCTGAACTGAAAACACTTTTCTTAGATCAAAGAGATGGCTTCGACTGGCATCCGGGATTAATGATCGACCACGTCACACTGCAAACCCCATTTTTATGTGATTGTGTGTCAATGGCAGATCCTACCAATCCTTTGAGCCTTTTGAATTATCTTAAAGAAACCAACAGGTTGTATAAATTCTTTATCAGGGAAGATTTCTTCATTCCCCGTAAAGAATATAACCGTTATTGCCAGTGGGTAGTGAGCCAGCTGCCTCAGTGCCGTTTCTCCACGCAGGTAGTAGATATTATCTATGAAGACGGACTTTATCTGATCACCACTGTTCATACCAAAACTAAAGAAGCGGTAGTTTACAAAGCGGAAAGACTGATTCTGGGAACAGGAACACAGCCACATATGCCTTCATTTATTCCGAAAGATGATTCCCGTATTCTTCATACGAGCTCATATCTGTATCGTAAAGAAGAACTTTTAGCTCAGGGTAAAAAAATTGCCGTAATTGGTTCAGGACAGAGTGCTGCAGAGGTTTTCTATGATTTATTGCAAAGCCGTGATGAAAATACACAATTAGGCTGGTATTCCCGTCCGGACCGTTTTTTCCCGATGGAATATTCTAAACTGACGCTTGAGCTTACTTCTCCTGACTATGTAGACTATTTTTTCAGCAGGGATGAAGCAGCGCGTAAAACGATCTTAAGCAAGCAGCAAGC includes:
- a CDS encoding GNAT family N-acetyltransferase, giving the protein MEKTLVQQTKLTEKAQEITVRILLNGMLREIGNGKFYQGVPKYDSLTAEALQNSTYPLHIRFELKKSEVFLFAPVSYRSESAFHDYGTALWVVDHKNQKVSEPDVDQLTELVYRELSEQFSQKGLDLFTKRIHSSLRNLEMIMQEGLQDKDALTYSFLESEQQLPVGHNLHPFTKARMGFSREEQLLYGPEFNRGIQLEYFLVNKNSVQENSVLDIPYSEFLEEIVSLPEDLEPDYLIEGEKRSDFYVVPCHPWEASYLLSTENGSEMISNRTLIHIGALGEEFYSTSSIRSMYSADIPWMPKFSLNVLLTGSIRINTEKDLKRGYASALWRKHAGASFEKDFNQFKLLLEPVTLGVYHNDKNIESLNLLIRENPFLPEDKILLLARLCQDEPANGQNFVQQFFKDVSGKLGTGLEESVTIWFEKYIKLLITPLNHLFSHYGMAPEAHQQNLLIKLDDQLLPQTLYVRDAQGYLLKESAREQYIDLAKEYPEIEDLFIRDERLLDIISYHVLVSNLSALIASLGKTGWASERALINILHNEFEQIHQHTPSDFTRYALKNRHWGTKTNFKAVANEIDGITSAGAISYAKVPNLLYQYYFSDQLIQPKGKEVFFSRYFQKDDVTITMRPMDLDEDLEMLHEWFNREHAIKIWQMNWPIDELETYYRLMLPSDESHSYIVLSNGEPSCNIEVYWPCRDIVGDYYEVMPTDYGTHQFIAPTDPKKKFVSPSTQSMVDYVFAQPEVGKMVGEGSVDSLASMMNKAHVGFKVDKVIEMPHKKANLNFCYREWYWEKFPQNKDVEFTVKITEHE
- a CDS encoding lysine N(6)-hydroxylase/L-ornithine N(5)-oxygenase family protein gives rise to the protein MNNETIYNVIGIGIGPFNLGLAALSNPISELKTLFLDQRDGFDWHPGLMIDHVTLQTPFLCDCVSMADPTNPLSLLNYLKETNRLYKFFIREDFFIPRKEYNRYCQWVVSQLPQCRFSTQVVDIIYEDGLYLITTVHTKTKEAVVYKAERLILGTGTQPHMPSFIPKDDSRILHTSSYLYRKEELLAQGKKIAVIGSGQSAAEVFYDLLQSRDENTQLGWYSRPDRFFPMEYSKLTLELTSPDYVDYFFSRDEAARKTILSKQQAQFKGINYDLINQIYDFIYDLNIDNADPKLTIIPNSQLDKVDNSSMENLTLEFTQLEQEVPYEQEADYLVMATGYRYHEPSFLKNIESRIKRDSSGLFAVNRNYSIDHNGGEIYVLHAEVHTHSYISTDLGMAAYRNSYIINDILGREHYKIEKKIAFQDFDVEKHAAMPTVKM